A genomic stretch from Leptodactylus fuscus isolate aLepFus1 chromosome 10, aLepFus1.hap2, whole genome shotgun sequence includes:
- the LOC142219151 gene encoding taste receptor type 2 member 40-like, translating to MFYVNTIILVVLHAILLFTGSAGSLFILVVQFLDWLKTHQLDPIDFIIVFIGLANLFLQGSFSFNAICIFQFVEFYVQVWVVNSLAVIMTSLALSSLWSSTTLCFYYCVKIINLKGTMLYKLKAKLPIIVPWLLVLSNVASWAVALPTYWDVYRLSPVPTDNATHIQPTYNLNFKSRCDCVFDIFMVYSGVAFMIILFTAGAIIKSLLKHVMEIKKNNKGVRPARISAHISAARTVFSLLIVYLIFYAAINAIFNEVGDVGSAFFSVIFIMACTFPTANAVILIFGNRKLSNKLRYILGVKLVSGNTEVCVTV from the coding sequence ATGTTTTATGTTAATACAATTATTCTCGTTGTTCTTCATGCTATTTTGCTATTCACTGGTTCAGCTGGAAGTCTATTTATCCTAGTAGTGCAATTTCTAGACTGGCTGAAAACCCATCAACTGGACCCAATTGACTTTATCATTGTTTTTATTGGGCTTGCAAATTTGTTTCTTCAAGGATCTTTTTCCTTCAATGCGATCTGTATCTTCCAATTTGTGGAATTTTATGTTCAGGTCTGGGTAGTCAACTCCTTGGCTGTTATAATGACTTCTCTGGCGTTGTCCAGTCTCTGGAGCTCCACTACTCTGTGCTTCTACTATTGTGTGAAGATCATCAATCTCAAAGGAACAATGCTCTACAAGCTGAAAGCAAAACTTCCCATAATTGTTCCTTGGCTACTAGTTCTCTCTAATGTTGCATCTTGGGCTGTGGCACTACCAACCTACTGGGACGTTTACAGACTTAGTCCAGTTCCCACTGATAATGCTACACATATACAACCAACCTATAACTTGAATTTTAAGAGCAGATGTGACTGTGTATTTGACATATTCATGGTGTATTCTGGAGTGGCTTTCATGATCATCCTCTTCACTGCCGGGGCCATCATCAAGTCTCTTCTCAAGCACGTGATGGAAATCAAGAAAAACAACAAAGGTGTCAGACCTGCAAGGATATCCGCTCATATATCAGCCGCTAGAACTGTGTTTTCTCTCCTTATAGTTTATCTCATTTTCTATGCAGCTATCAATGCCATATTTAATGAAGTAGGAGATGTAGGGAGTGCATTTTTTAGTGTTATTTTTATTATGGCCTGTACTTTCCCAACAGCAAATGCAGTTATTTTGATTTTTGGAAATAGAAAACTATCAAACAAATTGCGGTATATCTTAGGAGTAAAACTGGTTTCTGGGAACACTGAAGTTTGTGTTACCGTGTGA
- the LOC142219150 gene encoding taste receptor type 2 member 40-like has translation MLYVNTIILVVLHAILLFTGSAGSLFILVVQFLDWLKTHQLDPIDFIIVSIALSNLFLQGSFFFNAICIFLFVEFFVQVWVVNSLAVIMNSLALSSLWSSTTLCFYYCVKIINLNGTMFYKLKAKLSIIVPWLLVFSNVVSWTVALPTYWDVYRLSPVPTDNATHVQSTYNLNFKSRCDCVFYIFMVYSGVAFMIILFTAGAIIKSLLKHVMEIKKNNEGVRPARISAHISAARTVFSLLTLYLIFYGALTAVLIEVQDVGSVFFSVIFMIVCSFPTANAVILIFGNRKLSNKLRYVLGVKSVSGNTEVSGSP, from the coding sequence ATGCTTTATGTTAATACAATTATTCTTGTTGTTCTTCATgccattttgctattcactggtTCAGCTGGAAGTCTATTTATCCTAGTAGTGCAATTTCTAGACTGGCTGAAAACCCATCAACTGGACCCAATTGACTTTATCATTGTTTCTATTGCACTTTCAAATTTGTTTCTTCAAGGATCTTTTTTCTTCAATGCGATCTGTATCTTCCTATTTGTGGAATTTTTTGTTCAGGTCTGGGTAGTCAACTCCTTGGCTGTTATAATGAATTCTCTGGCGTTGTCCAGTCTCTGGAGCTCCACTACTCTTTGCTTCTACTATTGTGTGAAGATCATCAATCTCAATGGGACAATGTTCTACAAGCTGAAAGCAAAACTTTCCATAATTGTACCCTGGCTACTAGTTTTCTCTAATGTTGTATCTTGGACTGTGGCACTACCAACCTACTGGGACGTTTACAGACTTAGTCCAGTTCCCACTGATAATGCTACACATGTACAATCAACCTATAACTTGAATTTTAAGAGCAGATGTGACTGTGTATTTTACATATTCATGGTGTATTCTGGAGTGGCTTTCATGATCATCCTCTTCACTGCCGGGGCCATCATCAAGTCTCTTCTCAAGCACGTGATGGAAATCAAGAAAAACAATGAAGGTGTCAGACCTGCAAGGATATCCGCTCATATATCAGCCGCTAGAACTGTGTTTTCTCTTCTTACACTTTATCTCATTTTCTATGGAGCTCTCACTGCTGTACTTATTGAAGTACAAGATGTTGGGAGTGTATTTTTTAGTGTTATTTTTATGATCGTTTGCAGTTTCCCAACAGCAAATGCAGTTATTTTGATTTTTGGAAATAGAAAATTATCAAACAAGTTGAGGTATGTCTTAGGAGTAAAATCCGTTTCTGGCAATACTGAAGTTTCTGGTTCTCCGTGA